A genomic stretch from Chitinophaga lutea includes:
- a CDS encoding AraC family transcriptional regulator, translated as MKPVLRQMTATPNLSFTVRKDVGVNMINNWHYHAEIELLYIRRSAGTWLIGDHIGHFQTGDVVMTGTNLPHCFRHEAEHMEAGETICVKFLPDMLGEYFLGLPESKDIRSLFARAANGLRLEGGIRERAGQLIEQMLDDTPGRRMVNLLLMLQEIADSRDCVPLSSTGFMQSPVAATDEERIKTIFEYTMRHYHEKISLDTVAGLLHMTRPSFCRFFKNRTRKTYVQFLMEVRIGHACKLLVEDEKTVAEIGYECGYNNISHFNHQFKFITGKKPLEYKRDYLQTHR; from the coding sequence ATGAAACCTGTATTGCGTCAAATGACGGCCACACCGAATCTTTCGTTTACCGTGCGGAAAGATGTGGGCGTGAACATGATTAATAACTGGCATTACCATGCCGAAATAGAATTGCTGTATATCCGGCGCAGCGCCGGTACCTGGCTCATAGGCGATCATATCGGGCATTTCCAGACGGGCGATGTGGTAATGACGGGCACCAACCTGCCGCATTGTTTCCGGCACGAAGCGGAACATATGGAAGCGGGCGAAACGATCTGCGTCAAATTCCTGCCGGATATGCTGGGAGAGTATTTTCTGGGCCTGCCGGAATCCAAGGACATCCGGAGCCTCTTTGCCCGCGCCGCCAACGGCCTGCGGCTCGAAGGCGGCATCCGCGAACGTGCCGGGCAACTCATCGAACAGATGCTGGATGATACGCCCGGCCGCAGAATGGTGAACCTGCTGCTCATGCTCCAGGAAATCGCGGACAGCCGCGACTGTGTGCCGCTCTCCTCCACGGGTTTCATGCAAAGCCCCGTTGCGGCTACCGACGAAGAACGCATCAAGACGATTTTCGAATACACCATGCGGCATTACCACGAAAAGATATCACTCGATACCGTGGCCGGCTTACTGCATATGACGCGCCCGTCGTTCTGCCGCTTCTTCAAAAACCGCACCCGCAAAACATACGTGCAGTTCCTCATGGAAGTGCGTATCGGCCATGCCTGCAAACTGCTCGTGGAAGATGAAAAGACCGTGGCGGAAATAGGCTATGAATGCGGATACAACAACATCTCCCATTTTAACCACCAGTTCAAGTTCATTACCGGTAAAAAGCCCCTGGAATATAAACGCGACTACCTGCAAACGCACCGGTAA
- a CDS encoding methionine aminotransferase encodes MQIASKLPDTGTTIFSVMSALAAQHQAVNLGQGFPDYPMNETLMARVNEAMHAGFNQYAPMQGHLPLREVLAEKVAFLYGTAINPDTQITITPGGTYGIYTALTTVLHPGDEVIVFQPAYDSYIPNIKVNGAVPVLIDLQFPDYKIDWNEVRRKITPRTRMIMINTPHNPTGAVLSAADIEELRATVAGTGIFILSDEVYEHLIYDNIPHQSILRYPDLLERSFVTFSFGKLYHCTGWKLGYCISAPALMQEFRKVHQYNCFSCHTPSQVALAGFLKEKDSYLQLSGFMQAKRDYFANLMSHTRFTPMPSHGSYFQCYQYHRISEEGDADFAVRLTKEFGVATVPVSAFYQSGKDNRVVRFCFAKKEATLETAVERLLKV; translated from the coding sequence ATGCAGATCGCTTCCAAACTGCCGGATACCGGCACTACGATATTTTCTGTGATGAGCGCCCTCGCTGCGCAGCACCAGGCCGTGAACCTCGGCCAGGGTTTCCCGGATTATCCCATGAACGAAACGCTGATGGCCCGCGTCAACGAGGCCATGCACGCAGGGTTTAACCAGTATGCGCCCATGCAGGGCCATCTGCCGCTGCGCGAAGTGCTGGCGGAGAAAGTGGCCTTCCTCTACGGCACGGCCATCAATCCCGATACCCAGATCACCATCACGCCCGGCGGCACCTACGGCATCTATACCGCGCTCACAACGGTGCTGCATCCCGGCGATGAGGTGATCGTTTTTCAACCGGCATACGACAGTTACATCCCCAATATCAAAGTCAATGGCGCCGTGCCGGTACTGATCGATCTGCAATTCCCGGATTATAAGATCGACTGGAACGAAGTGCGCCGCAAAATCACGCCGCGCACCAGGATGATCATGATCAACACGCCGCACAACCCTACGGGCGCGGTGCTGTCGGCGGCCGATATCGAAGAGCTGCGCGCCACCGTGGCCGGCACCGGTATTTTTATTCTGAGCGACGAGGTGTACGAGCACCTCATTTACGATAACATTCCCCATCAGAGCATCCTCCGTTACCCCGACCTGCTGGAGCGGAGCTTCGTTACCTTTTCATTCGGCAAACTGTACCACTGCACCGGCTGGAAGCTGGGCTATTGCATCAGCGCGCCCGCGCTCATGCAGGAGTTCCGCAAAGTGCACCAGTATAATTGTTTTTCATGCCATACACCGTCGCAGGTAGCGCTGGCGGGTTTCCTGAAGGAGAAGGACAGTTACCTGCAGCTGAGCGGGTTTATGCAGGCCAAACGCGATTATTTCGCGAACCTCATGAGCCACACGCGTTTTACGCCCATGCCCAGCCACGGCAGTTATTTCCAGTGCTACCAGTATCACCGCATCAGTGAAGAAGGGGATGCCGACTTTGCCGTGCGCCTCACGAAGGAATTCGGGGTGGCCACCGTGCCCGTGTCTGCATTTTATCAGTCCGGGAAAGACAACCGGGTGGTGCGCTTCTGTTTCGCCAAAAAGGAAGCCACGCTGGAAACCGCGGTGGAGCGGCTCCTGAAAGTGTAA
- a CDS encoding ABC transporter ATP-binding protein, with translation MHLLTVSGIQKFEGKEQILKGISFKQDRFQNIAIVGESGSGKSTLLRIIAGFTQPDAGEVLFEQQKVKGPNDKLIAGHPAIAYLSQHYELRNNYKMEELLRYANKLPAADAAALYRVCRIDHLLGRKNDQISGGEKQRIALARLLVTAPRLLLLDEPFSNLDLINKSILKSVIRELGERLKITCLLVSHDPQDILPWASEIIVMKDGAIVQKGTPVQVYKHPVNEYAAGLFGKYNQISSGGKMRIVRPEDLRIVRSTPDALMGKVKKVFYLGNAFEIEVMLLNEMVTIRTIDGSIKAGDTVHIALAN, from the coding sequence ATGCATCTATTAACTGTATCGGGTATCCAGAAATTTGAGGGGAAAGAACAAATATTGAAAGGCATTTCTTTTAAACAGGATCGTTTCCAGAATATAGCCATCGTGGGCGAATCAGGCTCCGGCAAAAGCACTTTACTGAGAATTATCGCAGGATTTACACAGCCCGACGCCGGGGAAGTGCTGTTCGAGCAGCAGAAAGTGAAAGGCCCCAACGATAAACTGATCGCGGGCCATCCTGCCATTGCCTATCTTTCCCAGCATTACGAGCTCCGGAATAATTATAAAATGGAGGAACTGCTCCGCTATGCCAACAAACTGCCGGCGGCGGACGCGGCGGCGCTGTACAGAGTTTGCAGGATAGACCACCTGCTGGGCCGGAAAAACGACCAGATTTCCGGTGGGGAGAAACAGCGCATCGCCCTGGCGAGGCTGCTGGTAACGGCCCCCAGGCTGCTGTTGCTCGACGAGCCTTTTTCCAACCTCGACCTTATCAACAAAAGCATTCTGAAATCCGTCATCCGCGAGCTGGGCGAGCGGCTGAAGATCACCTGCCTGCTGGTGTCGCACGACCCGCAGGACATCCTGCCCTGGGCCAGCGAGATCATTGTGATGAAAGACGGCGCCATCGTGCAGAAAGGCACGCCGGTGCAGGTGTACAAACATCCCGTCAATGAATATGCCGCCGGTCTCTTCGGCAAGTATAACCAGATCAGCTCCGGCGGAAAAATGCGCATCGTGCGGCCCGAAGACCTGCGCATCGTGCGCAGCACGCCTGATGCGCTGATGGGCAAGGTGAAGAAGGTGTTTTATCTCGGCAACGCCTTCGAGATCGAGGTGATGCTCCTCAATGAAATGGTCACCATCCGCACGATCGACGGCAGCATCAAAGCCGGCGATACGGTACATATTGCGCTGGCGAACTAA
- a CDS encoding serine hydrolase produces MRHLFLLCLLVPVLAAGQQRKPDRKLQQALEEIVGRFNGRAGIYVQHLKTGAWAAVNADTVFPTASIVKVPLLVGLFAKIDSGKLGYHQPMIYRDSAKYGGSGLMQFFKDSAATEVSVLAALMMAYSDNTTSLWNQQLAGGGAEINRLLEQYGFKDTRVNSRTAGREEIRKIYGWGQTTPREMTTLLIRIRRGEIISRAASERMYRLMSKGYYDEQALTQIPPYVQAAAKTGSVNESRSEVVLVNAPHGDYAFYIGTKNIKDQRWEADNEAVEMIRTVSALLWKHFEPRSDWKPTFRKETF; encoded by the coding sequence ATGCGTCACCTTTTTTTACTGTGTTTACTCGTCCCCGTACTGGCTGCCGGCCAGCAAAGAAAACCCGACCGCAAGCTCCAGCAGGCCCTCGAAGAAATCGTTGGCCGGTTTAACGGCCGCGCCGGCATTTACGTGCAGCATCTCAAAACCGGCGCCTGGGCAGCTGTGAACGCCGATACCGTTTTCCCGACCGCCAGTATCGTAAAGGTGCCGCTGCTCGTGGGCCTGTTCGCAAAAATCGATTCGGGGAAACTGGGGTACCACCAGCCGATGATTTACCGCGACTCCGCTAAATACGGCGGCTCGGGGCTGATGCAGTTCTTTAAAGACAGTGCGGCCACGGAAGTAAGCGTGCTGGCAGCATTGATGATGGCATACAGCGATAATACCACCTCGCTCTGGAACCAGCAGCTGGCGGGCGGCGGCGCTGAAATCAACCGGCTGCTGGAACAATACGGGTTTAAGGATACCCGCGTCAACTCCCGCACCGCCGGCCGCGAGGAAATACGGAAAATTTACGGCTGGGGACAAACCACGCCCCGCGAAATGACCACCCTGTTGATCAGGATCCGCCGCGGCGAAATCATCTCCCGGGCCGCCAGCGAAAGAATGTACCGGCTGATGAGCAAAGGTTATTACGACGAACAGGCGCTGACCCAAATTCCCCCTTATGTGCAGGCTGCGGCCAAAACCGGCTCCGTCAATGAATCCCGCTCCGAGGTGGTGCTGGTGAACGCCCCGCACGGCGACTACGCTTTTTATATAGGCACCAAAAATATCAAGGACCAGCGCTGGGAGGCCGACAACGAAGCCGTTGAAATGATCCGCACCGTGTCCGCGCTCCTCTGGAAACACTTCGAGCCCCGCAGCGACTGGAAGCCCACTTTCCGCAAAGAGACGTTCTGA
- a CDS encoding NHL domain-containing protein: MKTLNFFLNGIAMLMLLGCGGGGGGPVNPPPPPPAAPVISAIAPDNGAFNTLVTIQGSNFSAVAGDHAVKFNGVAAKVITAAAAQLTVEVPKGAGTGPVTVTLRGQTATGPVFNYTYTITVSTVAGGVKGLEDGPAATAKFSGPNGVAVDAQGNIYVSDHYNDLIRKITPAGMVSTLAGSTAGFADGTGAAAKFRKPCGMCIDPQGNLYVTDAGNHMIRKVSPAGVVSRLAGNVVEGYEDGPGLNAKFFSPEHICIDKQGNLYVAENNNYKVRKINTAGVVSTVAGSTWGYQDGAALSAKFYSPRGVAIDQEGNIYVSDYFNQKIRKISAAGVVTTVAGSTMGYQDGTGAGVQFEGPRGMVIDAKGNIYIVEDRINTVRVMTPAGVVTTLSGNPRSANPYGLVDGPAKDARWRTPSDICLDAQGNMYVADFNNSAIRKITFE; this comes from the coding sequence ATGAAAACGCTGAACTTTTTCCTGAACGGAATCGCCATGCTGATGCTCCTGGGCTGTGGCGGCGGTGGCGGAGGCCCCGTCAATCCGCCTCCACCACCGCCTGCGGCACCTGTCATCAGCGCCATTGCGCCCGATAACGGCGCGTTTAACACGCTTGTCACTATCCAGGGCAGCAACTTCTCTGCCGTGGCGGGAGATCATGCCGTGAAATTCAACGGTGTGGCCGCGAAGGTGATAACGGCTGCGGCCGCGCAACTGACGGTGGAAGTGCCCAAAGGCGCGGGCACCGGCCCGGTAACCGTAACGTTGCGCGGGCAAACGGCCACCGGCCCCGTGTTTAATTATACCTATACCATAACAGTGTCTACCGTGGCGGGCGGCGTAAAGGGGTTGGAAGATGGCCCCGCCGCCACCGCCAAATTCAGTGGCCCCAACGGCGTAGCGGTGGATGCACAGGGGAACATTTACGTGTCTGACCACTACAACGACCTGATCCGCAAAATCACACCGGCAGGCATGGTATCGACCCTGGCCGGCAGCACCGCCGGGTTTGCAGATGGGACGGGTGCCGCGGCAAAGTTCCGCAAGCCCTGCGGCATGTGCATCGACCCGCAGGGGAACCTGTACGTCACGGATGCGGGTAACCACATGATCCGGAAAGTCAGCCCTGCGGGCGTCGTATCGCGCCTGGCCGGGAATGTGGTGGAAGGGTATGAAGACGGCCCCGGCCTGAATGCGAAGTTCTTTTCGCCTGAACATATCTGCATCGATAAACAGGGCAATCTCTACGTAGCCGAAAACAATAACTACAAGGTCAGGAAGATCAACACCGCAGGCGTTGTGAGCACGGTAGCGGGCAGCACCTGGGGTTACCAGGACGGCGCCGCCCTCTCCGCCAAATTCTATTCGCCCCGAGGCGTGGCGATCGATCAGGAAGGCAATATCTACGTGTCCGACTACTTCAACCAGAAAATCCGCAAAATATCCGCGGCGGGCGTTGTGACCACCGTGGCCGGCAGTACCATGGGTTACCAGGACGGTACAGGGGCCGGCGTGCAATTCGAAGGGCCGCGCGGGATGGTCATTGATGCGAAGGGCAACATTTATATCGTGGAAGACCGGATTAACACCGTACGGGTGATGACGCCCGCCGGCGTGGTCACCACACTCAGCGGCAATCCCCGGTCCGCCAACCCTTACGGACTGGTAGACGGTCCCGCCAAAGACGCCCGCTGGCGCACTCCTTCCGACATCTGCCTCGACGCACAGGGCAATATGTACGTGGCCGATTTCAACAACAGCGCCATCCGCAAAATCACTTTTGAATAA